ATTTTCATACAAAATGAAACTGAATACCCAAGGTATAGGGATAGGGCTAGGTCATTCAAACGCAATCTCGCCCTGAGCGATAAAATTCTATTAGACTGTTTCTTGGCTTATTGTGCGATTGGTGCTGGAGCAGTACAGCTCTCAAAAATTGCTGGTAAGTTGCGTTTTGCAAGGATTGTTCCGAAAAACTTTTATAGTTCATCATCTTTAGTTTCATAATTAAATCAGCCTACTAATTCGAATAAAAGATATTTGCCTTATAGCAGCTAAAGCCATTCTGATCGAACATGTTGGGCATTGAAAAAACGTCTCCAGGAAAGAGACAAAAAGTATTCTGCTCGGTCGGGGCATAGGACTTTTTGTCCAATTTGGTGGGACGTTTTTCTGACAATGCAGTTGATTCCTTAAAAACTGTCATTGTTCCCTACCTCAATGAAACGCGATCCATACAATCACAAAGAACGCTGGGAAAGCTGGAAGACAAAAGCCTGTCAAAATGAAATTAGTGGTGTCAGCTCTACAAATTCCAAAATCATATTACAGTATCTGCTTGACATGGAGATGGGGTTAAACGTTTCTTCGGTTAGTTCAAAAGGCCCGCGATCTCCCATTAGATTGAATACTCTTCGGGAGAAATTAATTTTCCTTGTCAAGCATTTTGAAGAGCGATTTGAACTGTATGATCTAACACAGTTGTCTGAAGAGCAGCTATTGTGTTTGTTTGCTGATCTTAATAGCGGATCGATTTTGAACAAATCTGGTAAGAAATACCTCTCGATTGTTACCTACTCTAAGATCATCAAAGCCTTTTGGCATTGGCATCAGAAGAGAAGTAAAAAACAAGGAATTATCGTTCCCGACGTGACAGCGGATCTCGATTCATTTTATGAAAAGCCAAAATGGGTCTATCTAAATGAGCAACAAGTATGGAAAGTGATTAACTCGGCGAGGTACGATTATCGAGCATTATTTTCATTCCAGGTTGATTCTGGAATCAGATCGCCGACTGAGTTAATCAATGTCAAAGTTTCTGATTTATACAAACAGTGCAAGGAAGTTGAGATCAGACATGAGGCAGCCAAGAAAGGTTCATTTGGCAGACGAATCAAATTGATGCTGTCTTCGGAGTTGCTCCAGGAGCATATCCAGAGAAATCAGTTAGAATCAAATGATTATCTTTTTGACATCCGACCTCAGTCCGTCAATAAATATCTAAAGAGGTTGACGGTAAAGTTGTTTGGTGATGAAGTAAGTGAAGCAGGAAAGAAATTCAGTGAAATCAGCATGTATGATTTGAGGCATATTGCCTGCTGTTATTGGCTTCCTCGGTATAAATCTGAGAGCGCTTTAAAATATCGATTCGGTTGGAAGAAGTCAGACAAGATTCATTACTACTCAGAGTTTCTGGGAATGAGAGACACGATAGCCGAAGAGGATCTACTCGTTGATGTCACCAAAACTGAATTGGAACAGCGAATGATTAAGCTTGAACGAGAAAGTCAATTGCTGAAAGAAAAGCTGGAAAATGTGGAGAAGAGTTTATCGATCATTGACAAGTTGACGATTGAACTCGAAAAACAAGTGGCATGACTTTTTTCTTTGGCCTCCCTCCGTTAGCTTGATCCATTTGTTAAGGGAGTTTCCAATAAAATAAGACAGCAAAACTCTGCTCCCACATACCCTTGGAGTACGGTGTCCTGCTTGTCAAAGGGAGGCTAAGAACCTTCATTTCAACTGGATCAATTTTTGAAAAACAGAAGGTCAGGGACTGGAATCTCCAAGCAAAAAAGTTGCTTTCTTAGTATCCCAATGCCCTCCATTATAATAAAATACAAATGAGTAGGTCCCTGCCCCGTATTTTTTAACCACTGCATTTAGATCCCATTTCCAGTCAAAAGCTTTCCACTCTTCTTTGAAAAATCCGCTGTATTTGTAGACTATATTTCCCTGTGGGGAATAGACTTTAATTTCATAACTCTTTCCGATAATTCCTTTCACCGGAAGATACATTCCAATCATAAATGGATTTGAACTTATATATCTGGACTTATTGAGCCCCACATATTCTGTGATGCCGCATATTCCGTCGTTATTAAAATCTTTGCGGTAGTTGCATAAAAATGTTTGGGGGATCAAATCTGGATTTTGAGGTCTTTGTCGATTAATCTTTTCCATTTCCTGACGTTTCAAATGTTCGCCAAGTCGCATCATATCTTTTGACATGTTTTGTATCATGTACCATTTCTGGAATTCGGTTAGTTCACCGGCGGAAGTAGAGATCGGGGCAAACAAACTGATTAAAAGCAGAAGGATAAGAACATAAGGTCTCATGATTTATCTCCTCATTTAAACCTGTGAATGGTTGTGTAAGGTCTTAGTTCTTTTTCGGAGCGGGAGCTGGTGCCCGTTTAGGAGACGGAGCAGGGGCTGGCGCACTCTTAGGCTCCTTCTTTGGAGCAGGAACAGGAGCTTTTTTAGAAGATGAATCTTTCTTTGGAGCTGGAGCCTTCTTGGGCGGATCTGGAGCAAACGGATTCTTCGAACCAGTCTTTCTTTTCCTCATTCTTGCTCTTTCATCCTGAATCCATTTCAAATCTGCTACAACTTTTTCTGTCCATCCACTACTTGAGAAACTTGATTTGAACCAGGCATGCCGAGAGAGTTCAGTCTCCAAGTTTTTACCAGTCCCAAAGATATTGATGCTTTTTTCATTTGAAAACTGATCCAAAGGAATTGTCAGCATAATGACAATAGAGCCATCTGAAACAACCTTCAAATCATAATATCCTATATCAAGTACTCCAGTTTGCTTTGGTTCCATTCCAGAGGTTATACAGGCAGGTCCGAAGTCAACAAAAGTAGGTTCATCCTTCTCATAGTCTACCTGGCTGTAAAATTTGAAAGGAACAGGAGATTCAAATGTAGGAGTTTTAATTGATTGAATCCAGTAAAATCGATCCTTTGGAACGTTTCCAGCAAAGAAGAATCCATTCTTATCAACTTTTGCTTCAATCTCTCCATCAGGTTTTGGTTTTTCTCCGGATTCGACTTTGTCTTTATATCCAATGACTGCAGTTAGTGGTCCCTCATAAACCTCATTCTTTTCTTTGAAGTTATCAAATTTAATACGGACTTTTCCAATGATTAACCCCTTGTCATCTTTTGGCTCTGGAGGCTGAACGACTTCCTTCCAGAAGAATGTTGTCACATTCACAGAATGCTTTCCATCAGCGCCTTTGCTCGGAAAAATTGTGTTATCAATAAGTAGGTAATACTGATCGTTATCTTTTGGAGTCCAGTCGAGTGTTCCCTTTTGTTTATTCAGAACATAACTAGAGCTTGAGACTTTTCCATCTCCTGTATCAAGTAGCTTTTTATAAGCTTCTAAATCCTCTTCTGAGAACACGAAGAAATCGAGTTGTGAGTGGTCACAATCAAATTGAAATTCAATTGACTGACCTTTGGGAATTGAGTACCAAACGTATTGTTTGGGATTTAATCTCTTTGCAATTGCTGGAGAGGCTTCTGATTTGCCCTTTGGCCTCTTAAGAATATTAGCACTATCAATCCAGCCTTCTTTAAGTCTGAATCCGTTGGTAGGGTCAGGGTATCTAATCCAAACCCATTTTCCATTGATGTCTCCAGCTTCAAGCTTCGTGCCCGCAGGGACGTTGGCAGTCGTATCTGTTTTTACTTTCAGTGGAGTACTCCGAATTACATAAATGGGGTCTCCAGGCAAAATCACCTCAGCAGTTGCGTTTTGATTTTCAATGAGGAGAAAAGCCAGCAAGACGAGAATCCAAGTGAGACCTGGTCGGTTAAACGAGCTTTTACAAGACAGGCATGGGGGCATTTTTGAGTAGTTCATGATAGACCTTTCCGTTGAAATCTGGGGTTAACAAATTGGTCCAAACGAAATCCTTCTCAGAAAGGACAAGTGCATACAAAACAAGGGGTTAAGTAGATGACTTATGAGCACTTCTTGTAGGTGTTCGGTCGTAAATAATCACCAATATGTAGACCATCGTCTGTATAGATATAGTCTGTAGATAAATCGAGTGCAAGTGCCAAAATTGGCACCATGAAAGAAATTGAAAAATTATTTGGACTCGTTGTTCGACGACGGCGAAAAGAAATGGGGCTCTCACAGGAAGCATTTGCCGATTGTGCTGGAATCCATCGCACCTATATGAGCTCAATTGAACTTGGAAAAGTTCAAGTCAGCATTAATATTGCTCAAAAACTGGCCGACACGCTTAAGACACCGTTAAGCGTAATTTGGGTAGAAATAGAGCAGCAACCGTAGACTAAAAACTAGCTCTGATCCCTGCTCTACCTGGCTGGACAGGCGGTGTTCATGCCATATTTCAGATCTGACTCCCCATGCTTTTGAGAGTACGTACGGCAGAGCCAAAAGGAAAAGAGCCAAATGGAGAAAGACAATAAATGTCGCCCGAGATCCCATGAAATTGATACTGCAGCACGAAGAAAGGTTCCTACTGCTCTTCCTGATGCCTGGGAACATCGTGAAAGTACTGGGCGAGATTATGGAATCGACATGACAATCGAAATCTTCAAAGAAGGTTGCTCCACAGGAAATCAGCTTGAGCTACAAATAAAAGGGACTGAAAAGCTAATTGATGACAAAGAAGATGTCTATGATTTTGACATGCCAGTTAAAAGTTTGCGGTATATCGAAAACCATCATTATCCTGTTCTATTGGTGATCTGTCCTGTTAACCGCCCCACACCTATGTTTTACTATGTTTGGCTGCAAGATTATATTCAGGTCGTTTTGGAAAAGGAAAATCCTGAATGGAGACTCAACAGGAGCACCGTTCGTATTAAAGTTCCCATTCAAAACAGTATGCCAGGAAATGAAAAGCATCTCAGCTATATTGCCAATCATCTCCGACGTGTTTCTGATTGGAAACGGCTTGGAGCGATTCTCCACGAGTTCAAGCAAGTATTCTGGAGTAATGATGTTGGGGATTGGTCAAAAGCTGAGATTGCCGAAGCCAAAAGGCTATTAGAAAAGGCACTAGAACTAGATGCAATTTTTGGCGATCCCCCTTATGCCCCGGGGCAATTACAGAAAATAATCACAATTGATCCAGCCATCAAAGCTGCAGAATTACTATTAAGGGGCGGGCCTTTTACAGTTGAAGAAGTTCGGTCGGTAGGTACGGAACTCACTGATGATGCTTTGCGTTTGATGAACGACGAAACAGTTGAATTAGACATTGCTGAGATGTCGATCAAATTTGTACTTTCCCATACAGAAAATCGTTTGTCTTCTGCTCTCTCGACAGCAAATGACAATTCCCTTAAGTATCTAGTCTGGAAACAAAGGGGTGAACACGATTTCTAGTTTTTGAAATTAGTGTTCTCAGTTAGCCCCGAAGTTCTCGCACGGCATCTCTTACTTTATCAGCAACGAATTCGACTTCATCCATTGTGTTAAACCGGCCTAAACCAAATCGGATTGCTGATTCCAATCGCGCATGTCCGACATTCATTGCCTTGAGAACATGGCTCGGTTCAGGGTTTGCCGATGTACATGCTGAGCCGGCACTGACAGCTACTATGTCGCGTAACTTGATGATAAATGCTTCACTGGGAATTCCTATAAAACTGACATTTAAGTTGTTGTAAAGTCGTTCTGTAGGATGACCATTGAGAATGACATTCGGTATCTCAGTCTGAAATCGTTGCCAAAGCCGATCACGCATAGCCCCAATCTTTTGAGCGTCTGTCTGCATTAGATCCTGGCTTAGTTCACATGCTTTTCCAAAACCTGCTACGAGAGGTACCGGAACAGTGCCACTGCGTAAGCCACGTTCGTGACCACCTCCGTAGATTAAAGGCCGAATTTGTCTCCTAATTTCTTCGTTTCGAACATATAAAGCTCCAATCCCTTGAGGACCGTAAAGCTTATGGGCCGAAAAACTCATCAAGTCAATGGGTAGATTAGAAACATCTAAGGGAATCTTTCCTACAGCTTGTGTGGCATCTGTGTGAAACAGGATCTTTCGTTCACGACAAAAAGCCCCAATCTCTTTGATTGGATTGATGGAACCGACCTCGTTATTAGCGTAGATAACAGAAATGAGTTTTGTAGATGGAGAAATCGCTTTCTCGATACCCTCTAAATCTGTTTGCCCATGTTGGTCAACTGGCACCAGTGTGGCCGCGATTCCTGATTCAGCAATCACAGCAGATGGGTCGAGGATTGCTTTATGCTCTGTCGTTGTAACAATGAGATGATCGTTGTTTTCTTGATGCAAGAGTCCAAAAAGGACAGTATTGCTAGATTCCGTAGAGCCGCTTGTGAATGTGATTTTATCAGAATGTGCCCCAATGATGCTTGCTACTTTTGCACGCGATTCTTCCAGTTCAGACTGAGCTTTTCTTCCATACTCATGTGTTTTACTGGATGAGTTTCCTGGTTGATCATGCCACCAGGGGTGCATCGATTCGATTACTCGAGGATCTACAGGAGTAGTAGAATGGCAGTCCATATAAACTGTTAACGTCATCTCAATGCAATTCGAAATTGAACATGATGGTATATCATAAAATTTATTTAGATGCCTATAATTTATGAGAAAATACTAACTAATTTAGAGCTCTAAGAGAGATAGCATTTTTAACACCAGGATCTAATCAGATGAAATCAGTTTATAACCTTTCCATTCTTCTGGGGGCTGCCAATCATTCAATGAGCCTCCTCCTCTCCATACCATAGCCATTTGATCTGATTTCTGAATAATAAATAGTTTATGCTCTCGGCAGAGTGTACAAAAAGCATCTTTGGGCTGGAGTACTCGAAACTCTTTAAGATTATTTATTGGGATAAAAGATCTCTTAGGATTATCATCAAATAAGTCATCGATCTCTTCCGTGATAGCATACAACTCTTGGTCATTTACATGGTATCGAATGATTTTAATTTCCCCCTTATTATCTAATCCATTTTTTCCTCCCATTAACGCTGTTGGAAACACCTCAATTCCACTTACGGTTTCCTCTGTACCAACTTCTAATAAATCAGAAGCAAAGCGTTGCTGAACTCTCTCAGCAAATTCATGTCTCATTCTTCCCCATCTCTTGAGATTATTCTTCTCCTCAGCCGCTTCTTCATATGGAACTACTTTAGGTCGGCGAAAATTCCATTCGAGCCACTGGGTCCCTATCGAGTTGTTTGTAATTAGTAATGGGGTATACTCTAGATAATCGTATTCCGCTTTCTTCGAGACAGGTATTCCCTCAAGCAAAAGCAGAAACTCTGCCTTAGCTTTTCCTTCATTTCGTATTTCCAGATCACATTCGGGTGTAATGCAAAGATAGTATTTTGTCTCAACCTCTTGAATTTCTTCAAATACGTCACCGAAAGTAATTGGTGATGTTTTCACTAACTCTGATCGTTCGTATAATATTTTTGCCTGGAGTTGGTGTAGCATTGAATCACTAAGGTCACCGTGGACTCTTAGATTTTTGTCAGACAAAACTCTTGCATATTCTTTTAATGACGATTCTACAGCAGCTGAATTTTCCAACTCAGATTCTAATAGTCTTACAAATAAATAACGTAGATGTCGAGCTGATTGAGTACTATCCTTGTCATGAAGACGTCTGATTGCAAAATGTCTAAAATCTGCAGGGGATAATTGAAATAGTTCTTTCATAACACTTTTTGCCGCAGACGTAATAGATTCTTGAAACGCACCAACTTGAGCAAAATAAGCACGCCCAATCGGCAAACACTCTAAAACCTCCTCAAGATAATGTGAATGCAACTCAATAGATTTTGCTAAAATTGGTTTGTCTACATATCGGAAACAAAAACGTAAGAAGCCACCATTCTCAGCAACTTTTTCCCAAGTACTTTTTGGCGGCTGATTTCTTGACATAAGAATAATTGCAGGTGGAGGTAACTTATCCTTGCTAACTTTTTCTACAATTCTCTCTAAAAGCAGACTGGCTTTTTGACCAGACATTTCTTCTGTTTCATTAATAGAGTAATCAACAAAATAGAGTGATTCAGTTAGAGGAACATTATCAATGGAATAAAACTTCTTTGCTTGAAGGCCTAGTTCATTGATATATTTAACTAGAGAATCAAGCTCCGATTCGCCAAATGGTAAGTCCTCAATCAGTTCGACAACGTGAGGTGATTCTGATTGTGAAATCAATTCGAGAATTTCATTGTGGATCGCATCAGGTTGCTGACTTTCAAGAGGAGTGATCCCTTGATCTTCTACTAAGCTTTGAATTTGCTCTAATGTTCCTTCATCCTCTTCACGTAGTTTCGCAAGGATCTTTAACCAGACATCATGTCGTAAAGATTTGACTAGTTGATTATCAACGATTACAACACTATTAATATTTAGCGTCTGCAATTGGGATTTTAGGCGGTCAATAAGTTCAGTATTTGACTGTATCATGTATTACCTATTTTTTTTACACAATTACTAAAATCTAGGATGACACCTGGATGTCTATCTAAGTAATTTTTCTTTTTCGTATCGATACTGATTTGGACTCCATTAAAGTCACCCAATTCCCTGGCAATACTTAGCCCTAATCCATGACCATCTTTTCTGTGAGAATTGAATCTTGTAAAAACCCATTCTGTCTCTTCTTGAGCAAATCCAACACCTGAATCATAAATAGAAACTGTTTTTGATCGTGAGTCACAGAAAATAGAAATCTCTGAGGCTGGAGAATCGGCTCGATTTTCCTTTGAATCTGTTACCCAATAAATAGAGTTTCTCAGTATATTTTCGAGTATCTGTCTTAAATGACTCTCTATTGCATAAACCATTAATTTACCTTTGGGAGGATAGTCTTTGACTTTAAAATGAATCCCATGCCTATCAAATCGTGGCTGATAAATCTTTTGTAGGTCTTCGATAATTCGGTTTAGATTAACATCAGTTCGTCGGAGACGACGATTAGATTGCCCTGGTTTGAGAGAATCTATCTGGACTCTTGCAGACTTAAGCACAATAATTAGGTGGCTAAGTGTGGAACGAATTCGATCGCTTAGGCTCTTCTGCTTTAGCACAATTCCTGCTTCAGAAATTGAGTTATCCAATACTGCTTCCACATCATGAGCTATTGATTCGGCGGCTAATCCTTTTGCTGCCAGTTCCACAACTTCCACCTGATTCAATCTCTCTTTAGCTGCCACGCTTTCAAAATCTGTAACAAGTTCTTTTATCTTAGGTATTTCTCTTTTTAATTTTGAAACAGAACTTTTTATTTTTTTTGTGTCATTTAATTCAATGGCATTTACAATTTCTTCAATAGAAGACTCTAATTCACCCTCTATTGTCTCGACTCGTGGGACGAAATCGTCATCAGTTATTTTCTTTTCCGAAAAGTTTCGATAGAAAGAAACAAAACATTCATCGATTATTCTGCGTAAAAGCTCCTGAAATACGAGATATGCATCGTTTGATTGAAGTCCTTCGCGATTAGTCTGATCCTGTAATAATGGATTGAGTGGACGTGAGATTTTTACACACCCAACGACTTGAATCCTATTAACACGAAACCCTTTTGCCCTTAAAGCTCTCTGGTCTAATTCAAGCCAATCATCAGGGTGCTGACCATATGGCAGAACTCTAAGACCATCACGATATAACATTAGCCCACCAGACCAATTGTCCAACCATTTTTTAAATTCATTTCTATCTGCATGCCCGGGAATTGCCGATAGATTCCGTCGATTGTATTGATATAATTCAAACTCAAATGGCCCAACCATTTTTAAGTTATTGTCAGACAATCCCGAAAAATCTGCCGATGTATAGGTCCTTTCAAACTTTAGTTGAGAATCTGAATCACTGAAATTATTAAACCAATAATTGATTTTTAATTTGAATTTTGAATCCTCAGTGAAACTTACCTTTCCTTTCATTCCATTATGAGCAGCATTGAGAAATATCTTGGTGATAGTATCAAGATCAATATGCTCATTATTCCAACGTATTTTAATACGTCGTTTTTGTGGTTTCGTAAAAGGATCTATAAACTTTGACAGCCGTTGTAGTGATAAAGATCTAGATTTATCATACGACCAATCAGAATTTAAGTCAGAAATTATTAATCGAGTACCGTGTGATTCGAGAGATTCACTACGAGAAACTGTCTCTGTCTTTATAATATGATTTTCTGGATTTGACTCAGGGTTCTCTTCAAACCATCTCCAGTTGATTGACAAACGATATTGTTCTCTTTTATTAGCTTGCCACGTTTCAATTTGCAGTTTCTTACCTAGTCGCATAGATGATAGACGACCAATACCTTTTTCACCTGCAACAGGAATTTCATTCGTATTAGGATATAAAGTTCCCTTTGATATAAAATCTTCGTGCTGGCCTTTTCTATGCGTTGTTCCTATCGTCAGAAAATATTTTTCAATATCAAATTTTGACATGCCACTCCCAAAGTCAATTACTTCAATGTAATTCAGACTTCGAAGTTTTTCTTTGATTAACTCTGCATGCTTATAAGTTGAAATAATTGAAGTGAATTCCTCAATTTCATTTTTGTTCAACGAACAAAAATATGTTGGACTATCGGAAAGACTAATTAATTTATCGCGAATGATAGAACATATTTTTGAAAGCCTTTTGCCTTTCAAGGCAAGAGCTTTACTATCTATTGCGCTCTCTAGCTCTCGTATTATCTTTTGATCAATGACATAGTTGAAATGAACGCTTACATGAGAAGCACCTGCATCGAAACCATTTTTAACGAGCTCAAATATTGCTACGTCATCAGAGCTAATAAGCTCTGTTCCTAGTTGAGAAATTACCCGCGCTGTTATCTTTAAGGACATAAAACTATAAATCTCAATTTCTAGAGATTGTTAAATATGACAAAACGAACAAGGAGTATCATCAGAATCGTCGTCATTAATTTCTTCTAATATTTCGTGAAGAGGACGTTTTGAATTATTTTGCTGTATTTTATTCAACGAAATATGATGTCGTTCTTCAATTTCCTTAATCCTGTCTGGATCAGATAGTTGAACTAGAGATTCGTTTTGTCCCCAGGTGTAGCCATTACCTTCCTTGTCAACCTTTTCGTATTCAATTGATTTCTCGAAAAGGTCCGGATGATTCTTGAGTAAGCCTGCCCATTCCTGTTTTCGTTGAAAGAAACAAAAATAGCATCCCGATCGTGTTCTCCAGCTATAATATTTTGGTAGTCCTACTCCACTCTCTTTTAGAATCCGAAAGATATCATCTCGTACTAAACCATCATCTTTGAAAGGTAGGACAGGAGTGATGTTGGGTTTCGTGGAGACGTATGCCTGGCGATTTTCATCAGCGCGAATTCCGACATACATCTTTACTTCATCATCTCCAATGTAATCCTCGAATGGTTTGATCTTGAGAATTTTGGTGCACCATCTCATTTGGGAAGATGGGAGGAATCCGCCGAAGACTTCAAGCCAATGGTCAAAGCCTCGGTCATCACATAGGCGTTTGATCTTCTTCCCTAAAAAAGCTTCAATTCGGTCGAGGTACTCGTAGATTTCAGGTAGTTCTTTTTTTGTATCGCAAAATACATATTCCATTTCTGGAATTCGATCACGAAGATAAATTGCAAGGGCAGTAGAGTCTTTTCCCCCGGAAAGCGCGAGAATATGTCGTGCTTGAGACATTTGAAGCCTTTTTCAATATTGGGATATTGATGATCAGGTAAGACGTTGTTTGGCAATACGTGCTAATGCAGCCAGGACGAGATCATTTGTATCGGTATATTTCTTGTTTTTCAACACATTTTCGAGTGTTTTTTCGAGCTGGTCGACACGTTTGGTCTGTTGTTTGTTCAATTGTATGACTTGTTCATAATCCCCAGCATCGGATGTCGTGATACCAATCCGCACAAGTTCTGTATCTTTTTTAATTCCCTGCTTGGGGATTTTCAGAATTAGTGATTCGAAGTGTTTGAATCGGCGAGAAATCGATAACATTTCTTGCTGAAATCGGGATAAATCATTGTCTCTCCATACTGCAGGAAGCTTAACTACGACTACACCTGCAGTTGCTTCTAGCCATTCTTGATCTGCAAGCTCAGTTTGTAGCACACGTGTCAGAAAATTCTTGAGAGTTGGATCTCCGCATTTGTCGAGTAAAGGAGTTCCTCTTTTCGTTAATTGTGCACGGATTTCCGAGATGTCACTATCGATTCCAAAAGAGGAACTCAGGATACTGAGAATGTCATTTAAAAGACGTTCATATGCTCCTTGTAATTCTCTGAGACCACCCTGGAGTATTTCTATGAATTGGTCGACGCGCTTAGATGTCGAACGCTTGTTGACAGAAAATGGAGCTAATCCACACGCCTTTGGTAAATCAATAAAAAGCAATGAATCTGGCTCATTGGCTTTTTCTAAAACACGACGTATGTTCGATGCAGTTTCAGAAACAGATTGTGTGAAAAGAGCATAATCGTTGAGATTTCTATAAAAATGCAATAATGGTTTCACTAGTTGAAGAATCGCTGACTTTCCAGATGTTTGGTCTGGCAACTCTCGACCAATAAGCATTGCCAGTTTTTGGAAAACTGATGACCTGACTCCACTGATACGCCAACGTTGAATCGTGTATCTCTCTGGGTGTTTCATCAGGAGTTCAAAATCAGGAGTCCCTGGATTGGGTATGAAAGTACCATCTTTATAAAGTGCCACCTCATGATCATGAACCAATAATGCAGCACATAATATTACAGGCAGTGGGCCTTCAACAATTCCGTATGGTGGAGCAGATAGTTTATCAAACAGGTCAGCGACGGTTTTTGCACCAGATTCTGTTTCTTTGAAGAAATCCAGTATCGCTTTCCATGTCGGTGATAGCTTTGTCACATCATTTGATACCGGCTTTTGAAATTCCCAATTTCCATTTTTACTTGTATGAATCCCACTTTGGTGTAGCAATGAAAGGTACATGCTCTTTTCAGGCGGATTCCCTTCCATTCCCAAGTTAGGGATAGAACTGTTCTGAAACATATTCTGGATTAAGTTTCTTCGTGCAGCAGCTGCTGCGGAAGAAATCTTCCTTCGATTCAACAGTTCATTTTGGATATGAGGAGTTTTATGAAATATGTCGTCACATGTTTCAGACAAGATGT
This genomic interval from Gimesia alba contains the following:
- a CDS encoding helix-turn-helix domain-containing protein, producing MKEIEKLFGLVVRRRRKEMGLSQEAFADCAGIHRTYMSSIELGKVQVSINIAQKLADTLKTPLSVIWVEIEQQP
- a CDS encoding DUF4365 domain-containing protein; its protein translation is MEKDNKCRPRSHEIDTAARRKVPTALPDAWEHRESTGRDYGIDMTIEIFKEGCSTGNQLELQIKGTEKLIDDKEDVYDFDMPVKSLRYIENHHYPVLLVICPVNRPTPMFYYVWLQDYIQVVLEKENPEWRLNRSTVRIKVPIQNSMPGNEKHLSYIANHLRRVSDWKRLGAILHEFKQVFWSNDVGDWSKAEIAEAKRLLEKALELDAIFGDPPYAPGQLQKIITIDPAIKAAELLLRGGPFTVEEVRSVGTELTDDALRLMNDETVELDIAEMSIKFVLSHTENRLSSALSTANDNSLKYLVWKQRGEHDF
- a CDS encoding cysteine desulfurase family protein, which codes for MTLTVYMDCHSTTPVDPRVIESMHPWWHDQPGNSSSKTHEYGRKAQSELEESRAKVASIIGAHSDKITFTSGSTESSNTVLFGLLHQENNDHLIVTTTEHKAILDPSAVIAESGIAATLVPVDQHGQTDLEGIEKAISPSTKLISVIYANNEVGSINPIKEIGAFCRERKILFHTDATQAVGKIPLDVSNLPIDLMSFSAHKLYGPQGIGALYVRNEEIRRQIRPLIYGGGHERGLRSGTVPVPLVAGFGKACELSQDLMQTDAQKIGAMRDRLWQRFQTEIPNVILNGHPTERLYNNLNVSFIGIPSEAFIIKLRDIVAVSAGSACTSANPEPSHVLKAMNVGHARLESAIRFGLGRFNTMDEVEFVADKVRDAVRELRG
- a CDS encoding sensor histidine kinase, with amino-acid sequence MSLKITARVISQLGTELISSDDVAIFELVKNGFDAGASHVSVHFNYVIDQKIIRELESAIDSKALALKGKRLSKICSIIRDKLISLSDSPTYFCSLNKNEIEEFTSIISTYKHAELIKEKLRSLNYIEVIDFGSGMSKFDIEKYFLTIGTTHRKGQHEDFISKGTLYPNTNEIPVAGEKGIGRLSSMRLGKKLQIETWQANKREQYRLSINWRWFEENPESNPENHIIKTETVSRSESLESHGTRLIISDLNSDWSYDKSRSLSLQRLSKFIDPFTKPQKRRIKIRWNNEHIDLDTITKIFLNAAHNGMKGKVSFTEDSKFKLKINYWFNNFSDSDSQLKFERTYTSADFSGLSDNNLKMVGPFEFELYQYNRRNLSAIPGHADRNEFKKWLDNWSGGLMLYRDGLRVLPYGQHPDDWLELDQRALRAKGFRVNRIQVVGCVKISRPLNPLLQDQTNREGLQSNDAYLVFQELLRRIIDECFVSFYRNFSEKKITDDDFVPRVETIEGELESSIEEIVNAIELNDTKKIKSSVSKLKREIPKIKELVTDFESVAAKERLNQVEVVELAAKGLAAESIAHDVEAVLDNSISEAGIVLKQKSLSDRIRSTLSHLIIVLKSARVQIDSLKPGQSNRRLRRTDVNLNRIIEDLQKIYQPRFDRHGIHFKVKDYPPKGKLMVYAIESHLRQILENILRNSIYWVTDSKENRADSPASEISIFCDSRSKTVSIYDSGVGFAQEETEWVFTRFNSHRKDGHGLGLSIARELGDFNGVQISIDTKKKNYLDRHPGVILDFSNCVKKIGNT
- a CDS encoding phosphoadenosine phosphosulfate reductase family protein; protein product: MSQARHILALSGGKDSTALAIYLRDRIPEMEYVFCDTKKELPEIYEYLDRIEAFLGKKIKRLCDDRGFDHWLEVFGGFLPSSQMRWCTKILKIKPFEDYIGDDEVKMYVGIRADENRQAYVSTKPNITPVLPFKDDGLVRDDIFRILKESGVGLPKYYSWRTRSGCYFCFFQRKQEWAGLLKNHPDLFEKSIEYEKVDKEGNGYTWGQNESLVQLSDPDRIKEIEERHHISLNKIQQNNSKRPLHEILEEINDDDSDDTPCSFCHI
- a CDS encoding site-specific integrase, coding for MKRDPYNHKERWESWKTKACQNEISGVSSTNSKIILQYLLDMEMGLNVSSVSSKGPRSPIRLNTLREKLIFLVKHFEERFELYDLTQLSEEQLLCLFADLNSGSILNKSGKKYLSIVTYSKIIKAFWHWHQKRSKKQGIIVPDVTADLDSFYEKPKWVYLNEQQVWKVINSARYDYRALFSFQVDSGIRSPTELINVKVSDLYKQCKEVEIRHEAAKKGSFGRRIKLMLSSELLQEHIQRNQLESNDYLFDIRPQSVNKYLKRLTVKLFGDEVSEAGKKFSEISMYDLRHIACCYWLPRYKSESALKYRFGWKKSDKIHYYSEFLGMRDTIAEEDLLVDVTKTELEQRMIKLERESQLLKEKLENVEKSLSIIDKLTIELEKQVA